The following proteins come from a genomic window of Bactrocera tryoni isolate S06 chromosome 1, CSIRO_BtryS06_freeze2, whole genome shotgun sequence:
- the LOC120767044 gene encoding ATP-dependent Clp protease ATP-binding subunit clpX-like, mitochondrial, translating into MSVVRHFVLLSQLPKLGPNYYWLKGVCCASVVSQIRSPNGTVTSTRCLHNHTDGNGPFRTTVTATAASSGNGSTTSGSTTSGTGASNGGSMGGVGGGGGATTTGSGGEPPNDKNILSCPKCGNPCTQVETFVSSTRFVKCAKCNHFFVVLSEVDTKKNAKEEPKNYRKPPPPPQKIMEYLDRHVVGQDFAKKVLAVAVYNHYKRIHHNLPQVQTQTNIQSNDAMGRTDLLHISGIGHTIGNTSGTELPPKGHLSGAGNSSGAHHAHSDSGSEILDKQNYEVKLEKSNILMLGPTGSGKTLIAQTIARCLDVPFAICDCTTLTQAGYVGEDIESVISKLLQDANYNVERAQTGIVFLDEVDKIGAVPGIHQLRDVGGEGVQQGMLKMLEGTIVNVPERNSPRKLRGETVQVDTTNILFVASGAYTGLDRLIARRLNEKYLGFGIPSTNSSGRRAAQSTASPMDSDQEERDKSLKKVQARDLVEFGMIPEFVGRFPVIVPFHSLNVSMLVRILTEPKNALIPQYKALIGMDKVELTFERDAIESIAAMAMERHTGARGLRSIMEQLLLDPMFLVPGSDITGVHITADYVKGDAQPVYVRKENGDDGTADENDSEGKNYEDSESAKVRITQ; encoded by the exons GAGTCTGTTGCGCCAGCGTCGTTAGTCAGATCAGAAGTCCCAATGGCACGGTAACCTCAACACGTTGTCTGCACAATCATACAGATGGCAATGGACCCTTCCGCACAACCGTCACAGCTACCGCGGCGTCGTCGGGCAATGGCAGCACCACTAGCGGCAGCACCACATCGGGCACAGGCGCCAGCAATGGCGGTTCGATGGGTGGTGTcggcggtggtggtggcgcCACGACCACAGGCAGCGGCGGTGAACCGCCCAATGACAAGAATATACTCTCCTGTCCGAAATGTGGTAATCCATGCACGCAAGTGGAGACTTTTGTCAGTTCGACACGTTTCGTGAAGTGCGCCAAATGTAATCACTTCTTCGTTGTGCTCTCCGAAGTCGATACGAAGAAGAATGCAAAGGAGGAGCCGAAAAATTATCGCAaaccaccaccgccaccacagaaaattatggAGTACTTGGATCGTCATGTGGTCGGACAGGATTTTGCGAAAAAGGTACTCGCCGTCGCCGTGTACAATCACTACAAACGCATACACCATAATTTGCCACAAGTGCAGACGCAAACGAACATACAGTCCAACGATGCAATGGGCCGCACCGATTTGCTGCATATATCCGGCATTGGACACACAATAGGTAACACATCAGGCACAGAATTGCCGCCGAAGGGGCACTTGTCCGGTGCTGGTAATAGCAGTGGCGCACATCATGCGCATTCGGATAGCGGTTCGGAAATATTGGATAAGCAAAATTACGAAGTCAAATTGGAGAAGAGTAATATTTTGATGTTGGGCCCAACCGGTTCGGGTAAAACTTTGATTGCACAGACAATTGCACGGTGTCTCGATGTACCGTTTGCGATCTGTGATTGCACCACCCTCACACAAGCCGGCTATGTTGGTGAGGATATCGAAAGCGTAATTTCAAAGCTGCTACAAGACGCTAACTACAA TGTTGAGCGCGCTCAAACCGGCATTGTGTTCTTGGATGAAGTCGACAAAATCGGCGCTGTGCCCGGCATACATCAGTTGCGTGACGTGGGCGGCGAGGGTGTGCAACAGGGCATGCTGAAAATGCTGGAAGGCACCATCGTCAACGTGCCCGAACGTAATTCACCGCGTAAATTGCGAGGCGAGACTGTACAAGTGGACACGACGAATATACTTTTTGTGGCGTCGGGCGCCTATACTGGACTGGATCGTCTTATTGCAAGGCGACTCAACGAAAAG TACTTGGGTTTCGGCATACCATCAACAAATTCGTCCGGGCGTCGTGCCGCTCAATCGACCGCTTCTCCGATGGACAGTGATCAGGAGGAACGTGATAAAAGCCTGAAAAAAGTGCAAGCTAGAGATCTCGTCGAATTCGGCATGATACCT GAATTTGTTGGTCGCTTCCCCGTCATTGTTCCCTTCCACAGCCTCAATGTGAGTATGCTGGTGAGAATTCTAACCGAACCCAAGAATGCCTTAATACCGCAGTACAAGGCGCTCATTGGCATGGATAAGGTGGAGTTAACATTCGAGCGTGATGCCATCGAATCGATAGCCGCCATGGCAATGGAGCGTCATACCGGCGCACGTGGCCTCCGTTCGATTATG GAGCAATTGTTGCTAGATCCCATGTTTTTGGTGCCCGGTTCCGACATCACCGGTGTACACATCACCGCCGACTACGTGAAGGGCGACGCACAGCCTGTGTATGTACGCAAAGAAAATGGCGATGACGGTACCGCGGATGAGAATGATAGTGAGGGTAAAAACTATGAGGACAGCGAAAGCGCCAAAGTACGCATCACGCAATAA